The Dunckerocampus dactyliophorus isolate RoL2022-P2 chromosome 16, RoL_Ddac_1.1, whole genome shotgun sequence nucleotide sequence TGACCAGTGTGTTTATGGCATGTATGCAATATTGTAACAGCTCGTAAAAGGGCAACCTATGACAAGTTTGGAGTGGAAGGTCTCAAAGGTGGAATCCCTTATGAGTTTGGCAGTGGTGGAGCGTGGTCGTCCAAATATGTCTACCACGGGAACCCAGACAAAACCTTCCGACAGTTTTTCGGCAGTGACAACCCATTTGCAGGTACGACAATAACATTAGTTTGTGTGTACAGTATCAGTGTAGATGTCAGGCTTCTTGGTTGTACTGATGTTTGTTTGCCATTTGTCAGACTTCTATACAAATGACGTCCCACTGCTGTTGGGTGGCCTTCTGCCAGAAGAGGTAAAGACCCAAGACCCCCCAATAGAGAGAGATCTTCATTTGTCCCTGGATGACCTCTTTCACGGTTGCACCAAAAAAATCAAGATATCTCGAAGAGTACGTGCTGGTTGCAGTTTGTTTATCCAAAAATACACTGATACACTCctgataggcctgtcacgataacacattttgctggacgataattgtccaacAAATTATCGCTGATAAAcgacaacattattttgagacaattttttattGATGTGATAATAATATATGGCACAATAATGCCggtaaaccatccatccatccattttctatgctgcttatcctcactagggtcgcgggggaatgctgaagcctatcccaactgactttgggcaagaggcggggtacaccctggactggtcaccagccaatcgcaggccacatatagacaaacaatcattcacactcacattcatacctatggacaatttagagtcgccaatgaacctaacatgcatggttttggaatgtgggaggaagccggagtacctggacaaaacccacgcagagatgcccaagcggagattcgaacccaggtcttcccgatctccggacTGTGTGGCGAAACATGCGGCCCGCGAGTACACCGAatgaaaagcaataaactttaatttctcaagagtatttaccGCCTCTccctactgggacaaagagactgaatgactgacaggagggttcactcactcagttcattccactatacAACCAACACTCCCaagtgttgagacagatgcacagagtaaaccctcttgtcatccagcctctttggtagagagagaaagaggaggaaaacaaacaagcatgcaTCAAAATATTGAGGCCCGTtggtttttattatgtttttatttatcgtgcagtTAATTGTTTGCaagcatttacattttgtactgttggatcttgaggaggttctaagtagaacttcaaaaaaggaaaaaagaagaaatgggaatgggacaaaaaatgtttggataaaatttgtaaatttttaccaaaaaatgtcacaggcCCTGAGTCGGAGggtccaattggctgtccgtcaagacacgggacgatccttggcagaaatgaaggttgttactggtgctgagtgcgtccaataaccatcagacgaacaaaatgccacaaaattgtccatttggaatttgcacgacaGCACCGAacgtgggacattgaaaggtggaaaataagttctattctctgatgagaaaaaaccttgatggtcctgatgtcTTCCAGCGtgactggcatgacaagaacatcccacctgagatgttttccacacggcacagtggagcgggcgccatcatgatctggttTGCTttctccttcaatggaacaatggagctttaggttgtgcaggggcgtcaaatggtaGATGGCTGTGTGGAGGTGTTGCAGggggcccttgtctgtgtggtaatgactgggttcaACAGGACAACGATGCATTTCACAGtacccacctgacaaaggacgaaggttaatggttgtttgcaataaactgcttactcagtgtatttttgtctcactcccatttcttgtttttacattttgaagcacTACTTAGAACCTTAagatccaactgtgcaaaatgtcaattcttacaatttttcaaatggtctgaaaattttgatcaggagtatataaaaatacatgtatttCTTCTGATTCCATTTTGCAGGTTATGAATGATGATGGCTACACATCTGGTATTAAGGATAAGATTTTGTCGATAGATGTAAAACCTGGATGGAAAGAAGGCACGAGGATTATTTTCTCCAAAGAGGGGGATCAGGTAAGAGAGATTGGACTCACTGAAATCTCATGGCTACTTGGCTTGTTTTGAAGGAAGAGTACAAATCGTCAGTCATCCCCTCCTATTTAAACCatttaataacatttaaataacaTGGTTTAAACTTTCATTGTGGCGCTcaatttttgtctttattatttttctttttcatggTAAAAAGTAGACATGACACGTGACTTAGTGTTGGAGGACAAGTcatgttaataaaataatatgacaACACAGAAAAACGTTCGGACCGTCCTAATAAACAATTCAATTCTGTGAAAtatccatttttttcatatatatatttttgtctttgtacCATACATTTCAGTAAAATTCGCCACATCCAGGTACACCGTAATAATCATTACCATCTCGCTTTTGTAACGTTTAGGGTCCAAGCAAGATCCCTGCAGATATTGTGTTCATAGTGCGACAGAAGAGTCACCCTCTGTTTATAAGACAAAACAATGACCTGATCTACAAGGCCCAAATCTCTCTAGCAATGGTGAGTCATGATGAGAGCCACTATAAAGGTGAATACCGTACCTGTAATGTAATGTGTGCCGTGGGAAAGTGTCCAATTTCACCTAATTATTATTCGCAAATAATGTGCGGTTGCCGAGTGTCTGTGCTGTCTAGTCGTGATCGGAAGAGTAACCATGCAATACACTTCCATATCAGTAGGTGGCAGCAGGTAGCTAATTGCTTTGTACAGGCAAAATAATAATGCATGGATGCGTCAGATGGCGGTGACAGTGGCATTGTGGCTAGCGAAACAGTGATGGAGAAGTTTTTGAAAAGGCAAGATGCTAACTCTGAACTGCCTGGAAAAAATTCGGACCCAGATGAAGGTATGAGGGGAggtcaaaagaaagcaaagacggATAGCTGAAGTAAAATCTCTTGCACGAGGCAATATTAGCtgtctttctttgtctttgcaAGGAAACGGCTACGTTGTGCTTGGTGTGTGATGAGAAGCTAGCTATCCAACAATGCTCTGGTCACAACTAAGCTTAAACACCATCTCCAAAAGAGACAGAGTTGTTGAGGAAGAGcgttgtgtgtgtcttttttcgATTCCTGCCAGGATATTAGCTATGTGTTCATCCAAACAGACCCGGGTTTCACACTGAGTGAGTAGAAATGTGAATGATTCTAAAAtacgtttttatttttgtttatttgattccTACACTGACACTGTGATGAGAACAACTTTATATTGTCAATGTAGGCTACAGGGTTCCTTTGCTAGCATTTTCGGCTGGTGGTGTGCCTCGTGGTTttgtcaatttaaaaaaatgtgccttggcgcaaaaaaggttgaaaaacactgaTGTACGAATATGTCAAGCAGCACCTTTCCTCTCTTTGCTGCATACAGGCCTTGACTGGCTGTTCTGTCAATGTGGAAACGCTAGATGGCAGACTACTCAACGTTCCCATCAATGACATTGTACAGTAAGTGTTGTCCTTTGGCACGCCTCGTTTTACATAAAACACGTGGGCATTGGaatggtttggtttgtttcaaacatgcttaaccAGTTACATTATaagaacatcacatgtttagaCTTGCACGAGTCA carries:
- the dnajb13 gene encoding dnaJ homolog subfamily B member 13 isoform X3, whose protein sequence is MCSEYYEKLEINRNATDADIKKAYRRLALKFHPSSNKEPESAEKYYQLGEAYDVLSDPRKRATYDKFGVEGLKGGIPYEFGSGGAWSSKYVYHGNPDKTFRQFFGSDNPFADFYTNDVPLLLGGLLPEEVKTQDPPIERDLHLSLDDLFHGCTKKIKISRRGRGGMLKPIPTDFGQEAGYTLDWSPANRRPHIDKQSFTLTFIPMDNLESPMNLTCMVLECGRKPEYLDKTHAEMPKRRFEPRSSRSPDCVAKHAAREYTE
- the dnajb13 gene encoding dnaJ homolog subfamily B member 13 isoform X2, translating into MCSEYYEKLEINRNATDADIKKAYRRLALKFHPSSNKEPESAEKYYQLGEAYDVLSDPRKRATYDKFGVEGLKGGIPYEFGSGGAWSSKYVYHGNPDKTFRQFFGSDNPFADFYTNDVPLLLGGLLPEEVKTQDPPIERDLHLSLDDLFHGCTKKIKISRRVMNDDGYTSGIKDKILSIDVKPGWKEGTRIIFSKEGDQALTGCSVNVETLDGRLLNVPINDIVHFTYQKVVTGEGMPFSQNPSQRGNLILTFGIQFPERLSPERKDLIKQALLFKN
- the dnajb13 gene encoding dnaJ homolog subfamily B member 13 isoform X1, with amino-acid sequence MCSEYYEKLEINRNATDADIKKAYRRLALKFHPSSNKEPESAEKYYQLGEAYDVLSDPRKRATYDKFGVEGLKGGIPYEFGSGGAWSSKYVYHGNPDKTFRQFFGSDNPFADFYTNDVPLLLGGLLPEEVKTQDPPIERDLHLSLDDLFHGCTKKIKISRRVMNDDGYTSGIKDKILSIDVKPGWKEGTRIIFSKEGDQGPSKIPADIVFIVRQKSHPLFIRQNNDLIYKAQISLAMALTGCSVNVETLDGRLLNVPINDIVHFTYQKVVTGEGMPFSQNPSQRGNLILTFGIQFPERLSPERKDLIKQALLFKN